One Eublepharis macularius isolate TG4126 chromosome 6, MPM_Emac_v1.0, whole genome shotgun sequence DNA segment encodes these proteins:
- the MRI1 gene encoding methylthioribose-1-phosphate isomerase codes for MSLEAVCYRRGSLQILNQLLLPQQSLYEDIGGVREGWEAIRAMKVRGAPAIAIVGCLSLAVELHSKGNAEWSVSKLENFVLDSLNYLVSARPTAVNMSRAAQELGDFVCQEAKREGATAESLQESVISWAEAMLEKDLKDNRRIGEHGARHLLQQIGQDKVVVLTHCNTGSLATAGYGTALGIIRSLHAMGHLEHVYCTETRPYNQGARLTAYELVYERIPATLIADSMASVTMKEKKVSAVFVGADRVVANGDTANKVGTYQLAIAAKHHGIPFYVAAPRTSCDLSLQHGGQIAIEERPGQELTDINGARVAAPGIGVWNPAFDVTPHNLITGGIVTEFGVFAPAELQAALMQADSQI; via the exons ATGAGTCTCGAAGCCGTCTGCTACCGCAGGGGCTCCCTGCAAATCCTCAACCAGCTCCTGCTGCCTCAGCAGAGCCTTTACGAAGACATTGGCGGTGTTCgcgagggctgggaggccatccGGGCTATGAAG gTCAGAGGCGCTCCAGCCATTGCTATTGTAGGCTGCCTGAGTCTGGCAGTGGAGCTGCACAGTAAAGGAAATGCAGAATGGAGTGTCAGCAAGCTGGAAAATTTTGTGTTGGACTCGCTGAACTACCTAGTGAGTGCTCGACCTACAGCTGTCAACATGTCCCGGGCAGCTCAGGAACTGGGCGACTTTGTCTGCCAGGAGGCCAAGCGGGAAGGGGCTACTGCTGAGAGCCTGCAAGAAAG TGTGATCAGCTGGGCAGAAGCCATGTTGGAGAAAGACCTGAAAGACAACAGAAGGATCGGGGAACATGGGGCACGCCACCTCTTGCAGCAAATAGGACAGGACAAGGTGGTAGTCCTGACTCACTGCAACACAGGCTCACTGGCCACTGCCGGTTATGGCACTGCTCTTG GCATTATTCGCTCCCTGCATGCTATGGGCCATCTGGAGCATGTCTATTGCACTGAGACACGGCCATATAATCAGGGAGCCCGGCTAACAGCCTATGAGCTAGTGTATGAGCGCATCCCTGCCACGCTCATTGCTGATAGCATGGCATCTGTGACCATGAAGGAGAAAAAGGTGTCGG CTGTCTTTGTGGGAGCAGACAGAGTTGTCGCCAATGGAGACACTGCCAACAAAGTGGGAACCTATCAACTGGCTATTGCTGCAAAGCATCATGGGATTCCCTTCTATGTGGCAGCACCTCGAACATCATGTGACTTGAGCTTGCAACATGGAGGACAAATTGCAATTGAGGAGCGGCCAGGCCAGGAGCTGACAGATATCAATGGAGCCCGGGTTGCAGCACCAG GTATTGGTGTTTGGAATCCGGCCTTTGATGTCACCCCTCACAATCTGATCACTGGTGGCATTGTCACCGAATTTGGTGTCTTTGCTCCTGCTGAACTTCAGGCAGCACTGATGCAGGCAGACAGCCAAATATGA
- the COPB2 gene encoding coatomer subunit beta', whose protein sequence is MPLRLDIKRKLTARSDRVKSVDLHPTEPWMLASLYNGSVCVWNHETQTLVKTFEVCDLPVRAAKFVARKNWVVTGADDMQIRVFNYNTLERVHMFEAHSDYIRCIAVHPTQSFILTSSDDMLIKLWDWDKKWSCSQVFEGHTHYVMQIVINPKDNNQFASASLDRTIKVWQLGSSSPNFTLEGHEKGVNCIDYYSGGDKPYLISGADDRLVKIWDYQNKTCVQTLEGHAQNVSCVSFHPELPIIITGSEDGTVRIWHSSTYRLESTLNYGMERVWCVASLRGSNNVALGYDEGSIIVKLGREEPAMSMDANGKIIWAKHSEIQQANLKAMGDTEIKDGERLPLAVKDMGSCEIYPQTIQHNPNGRFVVVCGDGEYIIYTAMALRNKSFGSAQEFAWAHDSSEYAIRESNSSVKIFKNFKEKKSFKPDFGAEGIYGGFLLGVRSVNGLAFYDWENTELIRRIEIQPKHIFWSDSGELVCIATEESFFILKYLSEKVAAAQETHEGVTEDGIEDAFEVLGEIQEIVKTGLWVGDCFIYTSSVNRLNYYVGGEIVTIAHLDRTMYLLGYIPKDNRLYLGDKELNIVSYSLLVSVLEYQTAVMRRDFSMADKVLPTIPKEQRTRVAHFLEKQGFKQQALAVSTDPEHRFELALQLGELKIAYQLAVEAESEQKWKQLAELAISKCQFGLAQECLHSAQDYGGLLLLATASGNTSMVNKLAEGAEKDGKNNVAFMSNFLQGRLDSCLDLLIKTGRLPEAAFLARTYLPSQVSRVVKLWRENLSKVNQKAAESLADPTEYENLFPGLKEAFVAEEYIKQAHSDLRPASEYPLVTPNEERNILEEAKGFTPQILAASQESEEEELVPTSKPVLVPPVTGMDPIATIKDEKALLELDEDLDNLDLEDIDTTDINLDEEMSD, encoded by the exons ATG CCTCTTCGACTTGATATAAAGCGTAAATTAACAGCTCGATCTGACCGAGTGAAGAGCGTAGACTTGCATCCCACAGAGCCATGGATGTTGGCTAGTCTTTACAATGGTAGTGTCTGTGTTTGGAACCATGAAACACAG ACACTGGTGAAGACCTTTGAAGTATGTgatctgccagtcagagcagctAAATTTGTGGCAAGAAAGAACTGGGTTGTTACAGGAGCT GATGACATGCAAATCAGAGTTTTCAACTATAACACTTTAGAAAGAGTTCACATGTTCGAAGCACACTCTGATTACATCCGCTGTATTGCAGTACATCCTACACAATCTTTCATTCTAACCAGCAGTG ATGACATGCTTATTAAGCTCTGGGACTGGGACAAAAAATGGTCCTGTTCTCAAGTGTTTGAAGGGCACACTCATTATGTAATGCAAATTGTCATCAACCCTAAAGATAATAACCAGTTTGCTAGTGCCTCTTTGGACAGGACGATCAAG GTTTGGCAGCTTGGTTCGTCTTCGCCCAACTTcactttggaaggccatgagaaGGGGGTAAATTGTATTGATTACTATAGTGGAGGAGATAAGCCATACCTAATTTCAGGGGCAGATGACCGCCTTGTTAAGATTTGGGATTATCAG AATAAAACCTGTGTGCAAACTCTGGAAGGACATGCACAGAATGTGTCCTGTGTTAGCTTCCACCCTGAGCTTCCCATAATCATCACTGGCTCTGAAGATG GAACTGTTCGGATCTGGCATTCAAGCACCTACCGTCTGGAAAGTACACTGAACTATGGCATGGAGCGGGTGTGGTGTGTGGCAAGCCTTAGGGGATCCAATAATGTGGCTCTGGGGTATGATGAAGGAAGCATCATTGTTAAG CTTGGCCGTGAAGAGCCAGCCATGTCCATGGATGCTAATGGAAAGATTATTTGGGCCAAGCACTCAGAAATTCAGCAGGCTAACCTGAAGGCAATGGGAGACACTGAAATCAAAGATGGGGAGAGACTGCCTCTTGCGGTGAAAGATATGGGCAGCTGTGAAATATATCCTCAAAcaatacagcacaatcctaacgGGCG GTTTGTAGTAGTATGTGGAGATGGCGAATACATCATTTACACGGCCATGGCGCTGAGAAACAAGAGTTTTGGTTCTGCTCAGGAGTTTGCATGGGCGCATGATTCTTCAGA gtaTGCAATCAGAGAAAGCAACAGCAGtgtcaaaatatttaaaaacttcAAAGAGAAGAAGTCTTTTAAGCCTGACTTTGGAGCAGAAG GTATCTATGGTGGGTTCCTGCTGGGTGTTCGGTCTGTCAACGGCTTGGCATTTTATGActgggaaaatacagaattgatACGCAGAATTGAAATCCAACCCAAACAT ATTTTCTGGTCTGACTCGGGGGAACTCGTTTGTATAGCCACAGAAGAATCATTCTTCATTCTTAAATATCTTTCTGAGAAAGTAGCAGCAGCTCAGGAGACACATGAAGGAGTCACTGAAGATGGCATCGAAGATGCCTTTGAG GTCCTTGGTGAAATTCAAGAGATTGTGAAAACAGGATTATGGGTGGGTGACTGTTTTATTTATACCAGTTCTGTGAACAGGCTGAACTACTACGTTGGAGGAGAAATTGTCACTATTGCTCATTTGGACCG GACAATGTATTTACTGGGGTACATTCCCAAAGACAACAGACTTTACCTGGGAGACAAAGAATTAAACATAGTCAGTTACTCCTTGCTAGTGTCAGTGCTAGAGTATCAGACTGCTGTGATGCGGAGAGATTTCAGTATGGCTGACAAAGTTCTTCCCACAATCCCAAAAGAACAGAGGACCAGAGTTGCTCACTTCCTTGAGAAGCAG GGTTTCAAACAGCAAGCTCTTGCAGTATCTACAGATCCTGAGCATCGTTTTGAGCTTGCTCTTCAGCTTGGAGAACTTAAGATAGCGTATCAGCTTGCCGTGGAAGCTGAG TCGGAGCAGAAGTGGAAGCAACTTGCTGAGCTTGCAATCAGTAAATGCCAGTTTGGCCTTGCCCAGGAATGCCTACACAGTGCCCAAGACTATGGTGGCTTGTTGCTTTTGGCCACGGCTTCAGGAAACACCAGCATGGTGAACAAGCTAGCCGAGGGAGCAGAAAAAGATGGGAAGAACAATGTAGCGTTTATGAGCAACTTCCTGCAAGGAAG GCTTGACAGTTGTCTTGATCTCCTGATTAAAACCGGACGCTTACCAGAAGCTGCTTTCTTAGCTCGAACGTATTTGCCTAGCCAGGTCTCAAG AGTTGTGAAACTGTGGAGAGAAAATCTCTCTAAAGTCAACCAGAAAGCTGCTGAATCTCTGGCTGATCCTACAGAATATGAAAACCTCTTCCCTGGATTAAAGGAAGCTTTTGTTGCTGAGGAGTACATCAAGCAAGCACATTCTGACTTGCGACCTGCCAGTGAATATCCACTTGTCACT CCAAATGAAGAGAGAAACATATTGGAAGAAGCCAAAGGTTTTACTCCACAAATACTGGCAGCATCGCAG GAGTCTGAAGAGGAAGAACTAGTTCCAACTTCTAAGCCTGTGCTAGTGCCTCCGGTTACAGGGATGGACCCAATTGCAACAATAAAAGATGAAAAG GCCCTATTGGAACTGGATGAAGATTTGGATAACTTAGACCTGGAGGATATTGATACTACCGATATTAATTTGGATGAAGAGATGTCCGACTGA